One window from the genome of Artemia franciscana chromosome 12, ASM3288406v1, whole genome shotgun sequence encodes:
- the LOC136034154 gene encoding lactose-binding lectin l-2-like — MISMFFYLLVFLSSSLADLKHPEPKNEAYCADGWSLVCSNENDCSCFQYVDGCVRYEIAEQICNGFGGYLPSIHSEDKNKFIYVFPDDLRHGAWIGLRRINNTFMWVDESSLDFTSWNNDAPTNGANSSDCVHYVGHEDEGYTVPFKWRDGPCTQLRPILFEMPLSIPATTVPPTTTIRPDPCPKDYTERCFQNSACYCYSVKSSMCWGEGVSVFKSEGADMVSIQSSEENNFNREIVPGQA, encoded by the exons AtgatttcaatgtttttttacttacttgTTTTTCTCAGCTCATCCTTGGCAG acctGAAGCATCCAGAGCCAAAAAACGAGGCCTATTGTGCAGATGGATGGAGCCTAGTTTGTAGTAATGAAAATGACTGTAGCTGCTTTCAATACGTTGACGGCTGCGTTCGCTACGAAATTGCTGAACAGATTTGTAACGGTTTCGGAGGATATCTTCCCTCAATCCATTCAGAAGACAAGAACAAGTTCATTTATGTTTTTCCAGACGACCTACGACACGGGGCCTGGATAGGACTGAGAAGAATTAATAATACATTTATGTGGGTGGATGAAAGCAGTTTGGACTTTACCAGCTGGAACAATGATGCACCCACAAATGGTGCTAATTCCAGTGACTGCGTTCATTATGTTGGACACGAAGACGAGGGCTACACCGTACCCTTCAAATGGCGTGATGGTCCTTGTACTCAACTGCGAccaatattatttgaaatgCCACTTTCTATACCAGCAACTACAGTTCCACCAACAACAACAATACGACCTGACCCATGTCCAAAGGACTATACGGAAAGGTGCTTTCAAAATAGTGCTTGCTATTGCTACTCAGTCAAATCGAGTATGTGTTGGGGAGAGGGTGTTTCAGTTTTTAAAAGTGAAGGTGCTGATATGGTTTCGATCCAATCTAGTGAAGAAAATAACTTTAACCGAGAAATTGTACCAGGCCAGGCTTAG